The Blastococcus sp. HT6-4 genome window below encodes:
- a CDS encoding helicase-related protein, whose amino-acid sequence MPHSQPAPSPRRRERSAARQSTAQQAAREESRAQQSWVEGAAPALPVRATPPAEVVFHLGPTNSGKTYESLQALAATGSGVYAAPLRQLAHEAYAKLSAQLPEGTVGLSTGEEEIDPFAPIVCCTVEKAPDRGQMLVLDEAHWVTDPDRGHHWARLLLTGEYRQMHLISAAEAYLVLKPLVSDAEHVEVVNHKRLSRLDVLRAPVRPANVRPQTLVVAFSRKAVYAVAAELDQHRPGKVGVLYGALPPATRREVIERFTRGDLDVLVTTDVIGHGINVPATTVLFAETTKFDGQEMRPLRTWETAQIAGRAGRYGLTGHGAVGILIGVSGLKPVASLVGAGAAVARGDEMSDLPKRAPRLRPELEDLGAMEAVDLPEALTRWMAWARAATRDEAMTADDVTSLVLRVHALLPLLRGPLGAAGDLDTVWRLVNLAIDYNPPRRTRWLVLAKAALQHAVGLPVPPETVLPDVPRGGSVEEYEQAAAAARDAQTLLRQFPGVAGLDADDAAWVEEECAEMITELLPDAIALGRSGKCVECGSAIAPWFTTCRPCSAPAGRRGDERDRRPAGGRRTAGRAAGRALGGRQGGPRGRARRG is encoded by the coding sequence GTGCCCCACTCCCAGCCCGCTCCCTCCCCGCGTCGCCGCGAACGATCCGCGGCCCGCCAGTCGACGGCGCAGCAGGCCGCACGCGAGGAGAGCCGGGCCCAGCAGAGCTGGGTCGAGGGTGCGGCGCCCGCCCTGCCGGTCCGGGCGACCCCGCCCGCCGAGGTGGTGTTCCACCTCGGGCCGACGAACTCCGGCAAGACCTACGAGTCCCTGCAGGCGCTGGCCGCCACCGGCTCCGGCGTCTACGCCGCCCCCCTGCGGCAGCTCGCCCACGAGGCCTACGCCAAGCTCTCGGCGCAGCTGCCGGAGGGCACCGTGGGCCTGTCGACGGGCGAGGAGGAGATCGACCCGTTCGCGCCCATCGTCTGCTGCACCGTGGAGAAGGCCCCCGACCGCGGCCAGATGCTGGTGCTCGACGAGGCCCACTGGGTCACCGACCCCGACCGCGGCCACCACTGGGCCCGCCTCCTGCTCACCGGCGAGTACCGCCAGATGCACCTGATCTCCGCCGCCGAGGCGTACCTGGTGCTCAAGCCGCTGGTCTCCGACGCCGAGCACGTGGAGGTCGTCAACCACAAGCGGCTGTCCCGGCTCGACGTGCTCCGGGCCCCCGTGCGACCGGCGAACGTGCGGCCGCAGACTCTCGTCGTCGCCTTCTCCCGCAAGGCCGTCTACGCCGTCGCCGCCGAGCTCGACCAGCACCGGCCCGGCAAGGTCGGCGTCCTCTACGGCGCGCTCCCCCCGGCCACGCGGCGCGAGGTCATCGAGCGGTTCACCAGAGGTGACCTCGACGTGCTGGTCACCACCGACGTCATCGGTCACGGCATCAACGTGCCGGCCACCACGGTGCTGTTCGCCGAGACGACCAAGTTCGACGGCCAGGAGATGCGGCCGCTGCGCACCTGGGAGACCGCGCAGATCGCCGGGCGGGCCGGGCGCTACGGCCTCACCGGGCACGGCGCGGTCGGCATCCTGATCGGCGTCAGCGGGCTCAAGCCGGTCGCGTCCCTGGTCGGAGCCGGCGCCGCCGTCGCCCGCGGCGACGAGATGAGCGACCTGCCCAAGCGCGCGCCCCGGCTGCGCCCGGAGCTCGAGGACCTGGGCGCGATGGAGGCGGTCGACCTGCCCGAGGCCCTGACCCGGTGGATGGCGTGGGCGCGGGCCGCCACCCGAGACGAGGCCATGACCGCCGACGACGTCACCAGTCTCGTGCTGCGGGTCCACGCGCTGCTGCCGCTGCTGCGCGGACCGCTCGGGGCGGCCGGCGACCTGGACACCGTCTGGCGGCTGGTCAACCTGGCCATCGACTACAACCCGCCCCGGCGCACCCGCTGGCTCGTCCTCGCCAAGGCCGCGCTGCAGCACGCCGTGGGCCTGCCGGTGCCGCCGGAGACGGTGCTGCCCGACGTGCCTCGCGGGGGCAGCGTCGAGGAGTACGAGCAGGCCGCCGCCGCGGCCCGCGACGCGCAGACGCTGCTCCGCCAGTTCCCGGGCGTCGCCGGCCTGGACGCCGACGACGCCGCCTGGGTCGAGGAGGAGTGCGCGGAGATGATCACCGAGCTGCTCCCCGACGCCATCGCGCTGGGACGCTCCGGGAAGTGCGTCGAGTGCGGCAGCGCGATCGCCCCCTGGTTCACCACCTGCCGGCCGTGCAGCGCTCCGGCCGGACGCCGCGGCGACGAGCGGGACCGCCGTCCCGCCGGTGGCCGCCGGACGGCCGGCCGCGCCGCCGGCCGCGCGCTCGGCGGACGGCAGGGCGGGCCGCGCGGACGGGCCCGCCGCGGCTGA
- a CDS encoding protein adenylyltransferase SelO — MDLAPAPVLGNSFARDVPEMALPWQADDAPEPRLLALNEPLAAELGLDAAALRSPGGLRLLVGTAVPDGATPVAQAYAGHQFGGFVPRLGDGRALLLGEVADADGRLRDLALKGSGRTPFARGGDGLAAVGPMLREYVISEAMHALGIPTTRSLSVVATGRPVRRETLLPGAVLARVASSHLRVGSFQYARATGDADLLRRLADHAITRHHPAAADAERPALALYEAVVAAQASLVARWMLVGFVHGVMNTDNMTISGETIDYGPCAFMDAYDPATVYSSIDTGGRYAYGNQPVVAQWDLARLAEALLPLLHEDEEQAVPLAVEALGAFAPQYEAAWTAGMRAKLGLPDDVDDAAVRALAEQLLALLHSGHVDLTSAFRLLGGAARDDAEPVRRLVLDLAAFDDWLARWRALGPDPGLMDRVNPVYVPRNHLVEEALEAATDGDLAPFDRLLDAVTSPYVVRPGLERYAAPAPQDFGVYRTFCGT; from the coding sequence GTGGACCTCGCACCGGCACCCGTGCTCGGCAACAGCTTCGCCCGGGACGTCCCCGAGATGGCCCTGCCTTGGCAGGCCGACGACGCTCCCGAGCCGCGCCTGCTGGCGCTCAACGAGCCCCTCGCCGCCGAGCTCGGGCTCGACGCCGCGGCGCTGCGCAGCCCCGGAGGGCTGCGCCTCCTCGTGGGCACCGCCGTCCCCGACGGCGCCACCCCGGTGGCCCAGGCCTACGCGGGCCACCAGTTCGGCGGGTTCGTCCCCCGGCTCGGTGACGGGCGCGCACTCCTGCTCGGCGAGGTCGCCGACGCCGACGGCCGGCTGCGCGACCTGGCCCTGAAGGGCTCCGGGCGCACACCGTTCGCCCGGGGCGGCGACGGGCTGGCCGCCGTCGGCCCCATGCTCCGCGAGTACGTGATCAGCGAGGCGATGCACGCCCTCGGCATCCCCACCACCCGCTCGCTCAGCGTGGTGGCGACCGGGCGGCCCGTGCGCCGGGAGACCCTGCTGCCCGGAGCGGTGCTCGCCCGCGTCGCCAGCAGCCACCTGCGGGTCGGCAGCTTCCAGTACGCCCGCGCCACCGGCGACGCCGACCTGCTCCGCCGGCTCGCCGACCACGCCATCACGCGGCACCACCCGGCCGCCGCGGACGCGGAGCGGCCCGCCCTCGCCCTGTACGAGGCCGTCGTGGCCGCGCAGGCGTCGCTGGTGGCCCGGTGGATGCTGGTCGGCTTCGTGCACGGCGTCATGAACACCGACAACATGACGATCTCCGGCGAGACCATCGACTACGGGCCGTGCGCCTTCATGGACGCCTACGACCCGGCCACCGTCTACAGCTCGATCGACACCGGCGGGCGCTACGCCTACGGCAACCAGCCGGTGGTGGCCCAGTGGGACCTCGCGCGGCTCGCCGAGGCCCTCCTCCCCCTCCTGCACGAGGACGAGGAGCAGGCCGTCCCCCTGGCGGTCGAGGCGCTCGGCGCCTTCGCCCCGCAGTACGAGGCCGCGTGGACCGCCGGGATGCGCGCCAAGCTCGGCCTGCCCGACGACGTCGACGACGCCGCCGTCCGGGCGCTGGCCGAGCAACTGCTCGCCCTGCTGCACAGCGGCCACGTCGACCTCACCTCGGCGTTCCGGCTGCTCGGCGGGGCGGCCCGCGACGACGCCGAGCCCGTCCGCCGCCTGGTGCTCGACCTCGCGGCGTTCGACGACTGGCTGGCGCGCTGGCGCGCCCTGGGCCCGGACCCAGGCCTGATGGACCGGGTGAACCCGGTGTACGTCCCGCGCAACCACCTCGTCGAGGAGGCCCTCGAGGCGGCCACCGACGGCGACCTGGCGCCGTTCGACCGGCTGCTCGACGCCGTCACCTCGCCGTACGTGGTCCGGCCCGGCCTCGAGCGCTACGCCGCCCCGGCCCCGCAGGACTTCGGGGTCTACCGCACCTTCTGCGGCACCTGA
- a CDS encoding universal stress protein, translated as MTVLVGYVPTPEGEAAFTAALVEARRRSEGLVVLNTARSGAAVSVDVAPEDAIREITERAAGEGVELDLRQTSHGGDAADEVLRVARQVDASVIVIGLRRRSPVGKLLMGSSAQRILLEADRPVLAVKPVQRGG; from the coding sequence ATGACGGTCCTGGTCGGTTACGTCCCCACCCCGGAGGGCGAGGCAGCGTTCACCGCGGCCCTCGTCGAGGCGCGGCGGCGGTCCGAGGGGCTCGTGGTGCTCAACACCGCCCGCAGCGGCGCGGCGGTGAGCGTCGACGTCGCGCCCGAGGACGCGATTCGCGAGATCACCGAGCGCGCGGCAGGCGAGGGTGTGGAGCTGGACCTGCGCCAGACGTCGCACGGCGGTGACGCCGCCGACGAGGTCCTGCGGGTGGCCCGGCAGGTCGACGCGTCGGTGATCGTGATCGGCCTGCGCCGGCGCTCCCCGGTCGGCAAGCTGCTCATGGGCAGCAGCGCCCAGCGCATCCTGCTCGAGGCCGACCGGCCGGTGCTCGCGGTCAAGCCCGTGCAGCGCGGCGGCTGA
- a CDS encoding helix-turn-helix domain-containing protein produces MTRPFRQQIDEGILDRAAALFARRGFGKTSVQDIADAVGLSKAGLLHHFPSKDALYEAVLAQAGTLGQRVLDQVAALPLGPERDRRALDVLVDVALAHPGTVALLLAPLTQGGADAGPTELDAAGATALQAFGVDLGAPVTDRTIRAVGALSALAVLTLAAHCQDEPATWRAAIVATCFDALGHRRPGAALPRSVQVEA; encoded by the coding sequence GTGACGCGACCGTTCCGGCAGCAGATCGACGAGGGCATCCTCGATCGGGCCGCAGCACTGTTCGCCCGGCGTGGCTTCGGAAAGACGTCGGTGCAGGACATCGCCGACGCCGTCGGCCTGTCCAAGGCGGGCCTCCTGCACCACTTCCCCAGCAAGGACGCCCTCTACGAGGCCGTGCTCGCCCAGGCCGGCACGCTCGGGCAGCGCGTGCTCGACCAGGTCGCCGCGCTCCCCCTCGGCCCGGAGCGCGACCGGCGGGCCCTCGACGTGCTCGTCGACGTCGCCCTGGCCCACCCCGGCACCGTCGCCCTGCTCCTGGCCCCCCTGACCCAGGGCGGCGCCGACGCCGGGCCGACCGAGCTGGACGCCGCCGGCGCCACGGCGCTGCAGGCGTTCGGCGTCGACCTCGGGGCGCCCGTCACCGACCGCACCATCCGCGCCGTCGGGGCGCTGTCGGCGCTCGCCGTCCTCACCCTCGCCGCGCACTGCCAGGACGAGCCCGCCACCTGGCGCGCCGCCATCGTCGCGACCTGCTTCGACGCCCTCGGTCATCGCCGTCCGGGCGCTGCTCTTCCCCGTTCCGTCCAGGTGGAGGCCTGA
- a CDS encoding MMPL family transporter: protein MAVLLSRIGAFSHRHRLTVVAVWLILLVGGGVGAATLAGETSSTFSIPGQESTTALERIGEEFGGVGDGATARVVVQAPDGETVTTPENAAALVGLVAELEQLPGVASASNPLDPTAPAVNPELTTAYSTVTYDSAPGEVTPEQQEALLETVEEAGAGDLTVEVSGQATQEAPHVGGASEVIGVVVALVVLAVTYGSLAVAGMNLLTAVVGVGIGVLGVTIATGFIDLSSTTPTLAAMLGLAVGIDYALFIVTRYRQELRSGADVPTAIGTAVGTAGSAVVTAGLTVVIALTGLFVVGIPFLTQMGVAAALTVVIAVLVALTLVPAALSFLGHRALPRKQRAAAKEATAGTAAPAGGRGFLAGWGTTVTHRRVLSLLLTIVALGVISIPFFSMQTTLVQNPPEGSTQARAEQLLAEGFGAGVNGPITVLFEGDGAPAAAAAATGAITGLDDVALVTPPVPNADGSAALLTVIPESGPTDPATEQLVADMRAELADLDGVEASVTGATAVSVDVAQSLEEALPVYLALVVGLALVLLVLVFRSLLVPLVGVLGFLLTIGASLGATVAVFQWGWLAGLVNLDTTGPLISLTPILVIGILFGLAMDYQIFLVSRMHEAHSHGAAPLESIRTGFRQAAPVVVAAALIMFSVFAGFVPAGEATIKSIAFALAAGILFDAFVVRMVLVPAALALLGERAWWLPRWLRWLPTLDVEGAALEKAAPAGSGSREPVGAPRR, encoded by the coding sequence ATGGCTGTCTTGTTGTCCCGCATCGGTGCCTTCTCGCACCGGCACCGGCTGACCGTGGTCGCCGTCTGGCTGATCCTCCTCGTCGGTGGCGGGGTGGGTGCGGCCACGCTGGCGGGCGAGACCTCGAGCACCTTCTCCATCCCCGGCCAGGAGTCGACCACCGCGCTCGAGCGGATCGGCGAGGAGTTCGGCGGCGTCGGTGACGGGGCCACCGCCCGCGTCGTCGTGCAGGCACCGGACGGGGAGACCGTCACGACGCCGGAGAACGCCGCGGCCCTGGTCGGGCTGGTCGCCGAGCTGGAGCAGCTGCCCGGCGTCGCCTCCGCCAGCAACCCCCTCGACCCGACCGCGCCGGCGGTCAACCCGGAGCTGACCACCGCCTACAGCACGGTCACCTACGACTCCGCCCCCGGCGAGGTCACCCCCGAGCAGCAGGAGGCTCTGCTGGAGACGGTCGAGGAGGCCGGCGCCGGCGACCTCACCGTCGAGGTGTCCGGCCAGGCGACCCAGGAGGCCCCGCACGTCGGCGGGGCGAGCGAGGTCATCGGCGTCGTCGTCGCCCTCGTGGTCCTGGCGGTCACCTACGGCTCGCTCGCCGTGGCCGGCATGAACCTGCTCACCGCGGTCGTCGGCGTGGGCATCGGCGTGCTGGGCGTGACCATCGCGACCGGCTTCATCGACCTGTCCTCGACCACGCCCACCCTCGCCGCGATGCTCGGCCTTGCCGTCGGCATCGACTACGCGCTGTTCATCGTCACCCGGTACCGGCAGGAGCTGCGCAGCGGCGCCGACGTCCCGACGGCGATCGGCACGGCCGTGGGCACCGCCGGCTCGGCCGTGGTCACCGCCGGCCTCACCGTCGTCATCGCGCTCACCGGCCTCTTCGTCGTCGGGATCCCCTTCCTGACCCAGATGGGTGTGGCCGCCGCGTTGACCGTCGTCATCGCCGTGCTGGTCGCGCTCACCCTGGTGCCCGCCGCGCTGAGCTTCCTGGGCCACCGGGCGCTGCCCCGCAAGCAGCGTGCCGCCGCCAAGGAGGCGACCGCCGGCACCGCGGCCCCGGCCGGCGGCCGTGGCTTCCTCGCAGGCTGGGGGACGACGGTCACGCACCGCCGCGTGCTGTCCCTGCTGCTGACGATCGTGGCCCTGGGCGTCATCTCGATCCCGTTCTTCTCGATGCAGACCACGCTGGTGCAGAACCCGCCGGAGGGCTCCACCCAGGCCCGCGCGGAGCAGCTCCTCGCCGAGGGCTTCGGCGCGGGGGTCAACGGCCCGATCACCGTCCTGTTCGAGGGCGACGGCGCTCCCGCGGCGGCCGCGGCGGCCACCGGCGCGATCACCGGGCTCGATGACGTCGCCCTGGTGACCCCGCCGGTGCCCAACGCCGACGGCAGCGCGGCCCTGCTCACGGTCATCCCCGAGTCGGGCCCCACCGACCCGGCGACCGAGCAGCTGGTGGCCGACATGCGCGCCGAGCTCGCCGACCTGGACGGCGTCGAGGCGTCCGTCACCGGCGCCACCGCGGTCAGCGTCGACGTCGCGCAGAGCCTCGAGGAGGCGCTGCCGGTCTACCTCGCCCTGGTCGTGGGCCTGGCACTGGTGCTGCTGGTGCTCGTCTTCCGGTCGCTGCTGGTGCCGCTGGTCGGCGTGCTGGGCTTCCTGCTCACCATCGGCGCCTCACTCGGCGCCACGGTGGCGGTGTTCCAGTGGGGCTGGCTCGCCGGCCTGGTCAACCTGGACACCACCGGACCGCTGATCAGCCTCACCCCGATCCTGGTGATCGGCATCCTGTTCGGGCTGGCGATGGACTACCAGATCTTCCTGGTGTCCCGGATGCACGAGGCGCACAGCCACGGTGCCGCTCCGCTGGAGTCCATCCGCACCGGTTTCCGCCAGGCGGCCCCGGTCGTCGTCGCGGCCGCGCTGATCATGTTCTCGGTGTTCGCCGGCTTCGTGCCGGCGGGCGAGGCGACCATCAAGTCGATCGCCTTCGCCCTCGCCGCCGGCATCCTCTTCGACGCCTTCGTCGTCCGGATGGTGCTCGTGCCGGCCGCCCTCGCGCTCCTGGGCGAGCGCGCCTGGTGGCTGCCGCGCTGGCTGCGCTGGCTGCCCACCCTCGACGTCGAGGGCGCCGCCCTCGAGAAGGCGGCACCGGCCGGCAGCGGTTCCCGCGAACCGGTCGGCGCCCCTCGGCGCTGA
- a CDS encoding alpha/beta hydrolase, which produces MPTQTFEISSAHGVAVTAYRWEPAGRPRGIVQLTHGMGEHLLRYEPLATALTGAGFLVVGQDHRGHGATVQDGRWGELGPGGWGELVRDIGRLSAAVRGDHPDLPLVLLGHSMGSFAAQQYVLDHSAELAGLVLTGTTLLDLLEPAVDLDGPTDLSAFNAPFEPARTEYDWLSRDPAQVDAYVADPRCGFGLATEDSRQMFVSGRELADADRLRGLRGDLPVYIAVGDADPLNGQLALVHALVDRLRQAGLQDVTLQAYAGARHEVFNETNRDEVVADLLAWLDRVVPTAG; this is translated from the coding sequence ATGCCGACGCAGACGTTCGAGATCTCCTCCGCCCACGGGGTCGCCGTCACCGCCTACCGCTGGGAGCCGGCCGGCCGGCCGCGCGGGATCGTGCAGCTGACCCACGGGATGGGGGAGCACCTGCTGCGCTACGAGCCGCTGGCCACCGCGCTCACCGGCGCGGGGTTCCTCGTGGTCGGGCAGGACCACCGAGGCCACGGCGCGACCGTGCAGGACGGGCGGTGGGGCGAGCTGGGCCCGGGCGGGTGGGGCGAGCTGGTCCGCGACATCGGCCGGCTGAGCGCTGCCGTGCGCGGCGACCACCCGGACCTGCCGCTGGTGCTGCTCGGCCACAGCATGGGCTCCTTCGCCGCCCAGCAGTACGTCCTGGACCACAGCGCGGAGCTCGCCGGGCTGGTGCTCACCGGGACGACGCTGCTGGACCTCCTCGAGCCTGCGGTCGACCTCGACGGTCCGACGGATCTGTCGGCGTTCAACGCCCCGTTCGAGCCGGCCCGGACCGAGTACGACTGGCTCTCGCGCGACCCGGCGCAGGTGGATGCCTACGTCGCCGATCCGCGCTGCGGCTTCGGCCTGGCCACCGAGGACAGCCGGCAGATGTTCGTCTCCGGGCGGGAACTGGCCGACGCCGACCGGCTGCGCGGGCTCCGGGGCGACCTCCCGGTCTACATCGCGGTGGGCGACGCCGACCCGCTCAACGGGCAGCTCGCCCTCGTGCACGCGCTGGTCGACCGGCTGCGACAGGCCGGTCTCCAGGACGTGACGCTGCAGGCCTACGCCGGTGCCCGGCACGAGGTCTTCAACGAGACCAACCGGGACGAGGTCGTCGCCGACCTGCTCGCCTGGCTGGACCGGGTGGTGCCGACGGCCGGCTGA
- a CDS encoding DsbA family protein: MTAPDHVDFWFDPSCPFTWRTSRWLVSAAAERGVPVHWHLMSLAVLNAGKEAPEDIRRRRAQGLVTTRLFAAVATEHGPDALARLYTEFGDRLHEQGRDVDTGLHREALAAAGLPADLAAAGDDDTHQAAVEASHAEGQDRVGTESGSPITAFADRRGFFGPIVDDTPAGEDALRLFDGLALVTSVPGFSELKGARGTG; the protein is encoded by the coding sequence GTGACCGCTCCCGACCACGTCGACTTCTGGTTCGACCCGTCCTGCCCCTTCACCTGGCGCACCAGCCGCTGGCTGGTGTCGGCCGCCGCCGAGCGCGGCGTCCCGGTGCACTGGCACCTCATGAGCCTGGCGGTGCTCAACGCCGGCAAGGAGGCCCCCGAGGACATCCGCCGGCGGCGCGCCCAGGGGCTGGTCACCACCCGGCTCTTCGCGGCCGTGGCCACCGAGCACGGACCGGACGCCCTGGCCCGGCTGTACACCGAGTTCGGCGACCGCCTGCACGAGCAGGGGCGGGACGTCGACACCGGGCTCCACCGGGAGGCGCTGGCCGCCGCCGGGCTCCCGGCCGACCTCGCCGCCGCCGGGGACGATGACACCCACCAGGCGGCGGTCGAGGCCTCGCACGCCGAGGGCCAGGACCGGGTGGGCACGGAATCGGGGTCGCCGATCACCGCCTTCGCCGACCGACGGGGCTTCTTCGGCCCGATCGTGGACGACACACCGGCGGGGGAGGACGCGCTCCGGCTCTTCGACGGGCTGGCGCTCGTGACCTCGGTGCCGGGGTTCAGCGAGCTCAAGGGCGCCCGGGGCACCGGCTGA
- a CDS encoding WhiB family transcriptional regulator, protein MSSLPRPSLTLLTEFGPASPAPRPVPAPEWPEAFAPDDEWRLDALCAETDPEAFFPEKGGSTRDAKRVCAGCPVRDECLEYALASDERFGIWGGLSERERRRVRLQRRDAISA, encoded by the coding sequence GTGTCGTCCCTGCCCCGCCCGTCCCTGACCCTGCTCACGGAGTTCGGGCCCGCCTCGCCGGCGCCGCGGCCCGTCCCCGCCCCCGAGTGGCCGGAGGCGTTCGCCCCCGACGACGAGTGGCGGCTCGACGCCCTCTGCGCCGAGACCGACCCCGAGGCCTTCTTCCCCGAGAAGGGCGGCTCCACCCGCGACGCCAAGCGCGTCTGCGCCGGGTGCCCCGTGCGGGACGAGTGCCTCGAGTACGCCCTCGCCTCCGACGAGCGGTTCGGCATCTGGGGCGGGCTGTCCGAGCGCGAGCGTCGCCGGGTGCGCCTGCAGCGACGGGACGCGATCAGCGCCTGA
- a CDS encoding heme-degrading domain-containing protein, with the protein MPESFPPLAELAADEDELQFTSFTNDDAWELGCALVAAARRDAAPVAVEISRNHHRLFSAALTGATPDNASWIERKSRVVHRFGHSSLYVRQDSIARGTTFEEEFGLDPSRYAAHGGAFPLLVRDVGPVGVVAVSGLPQVDDHRMLVGVLRQHLGR; encoded by the coding sequence ATGCCCGAGTCGTTCCCGCCCCTCGCCGAGCTCGCCGCGGACGAGGACGAGCTGCAGTTCACCTCCTTCACCAACGACGACGCCTGGGAACTGGGCTGCGCGCTGGTCGCCGCCGCCCGCCGGGACGCCGCGCCGGTCGCCGTCGAGATCAGCCGCAACCACCACCGGCTGTTCTCGGCGGCGCTGACCGGCGCCACCCCGGACAACGCGTCGTGGATCGAGCGCAAGTCCCGCGTCGTGCACCGCTTCGGGCACAGCTCCCTCTACGTGCGGCAGGACAGCATCGCGCGGGGCACGACGTTCGAGGAGGAGTTCGGGCTGGACCCGTCCCGGTACGCCGCGCACGGCGGCGCCTTCCCGCTGCTGGTGCGCGACGTCGGCCCGGTCGGCGTCGTCGCGGTGTCCGGGCTGCCCCAGGTCGACGACCACCGCATGCTCGTCGGCGTCCTCCGTCAGCACCTGGGCCGCTGA
- a CDS encoding AAA family ATPase encodes MAVASPPAGERRVRPARADRGAVLVVVAGLPGSGKTTLLRRLSAERVPGMTGVDSEQVAARVRAAGVRAPYRLLRPAVHLWHRWRVLRAVAGSTPVVVLTDPWTGPRWRAAVLRAARRASRSVRVVLLEVSPGEAVRGQEARGRCISERRMERHAARWAALLAGPAGTGGGRGTADVLAVDRAAARRLTLADILAELPTVSGQVPQKVR; translated from the coding sequence ATGGCCGTCGCATCGCCGCCCGCGGGCGAGCGCCGGGTCCGGCCGGCCCGCGCCGACCGTGGCGCGGTCCTGGTCGTCGTCGCCGGGCTGCCCGGCAGTGGCAAGACGACCCTGCTGCGGCGGCTGTCGGCCGAGCGCGTGCCCGGGATGACGGGGGTGGACTCCGAGCAGGTGGCCGCGCGGGTGCGGGCCGCCGGGGTACGCGCCCCCTACCGCCTGCTGCGGCCCGCGGTGCACCTCTGGCACCGGTGGCGGGTGCTGCGGGCGGTCGCCGGCTCGACGCCGGTGGTCGTCCTCACCGATCCGTGGACCGGTCCCCGGTGGCGGGCGGCGGTGCTGCGGGCCGCCCGGCGGGCCTCCCGATCGGTGCGCGTGGTGCTGCTCGAGGTCTCACCCGGGGAGGCGGTGCGCGGGCAGGAGGCCCGGGGGCGGTGCATCTCCGAACGCCGCATGGAGCGGCACGCCGCACGCTGGGCGGCGCTGCTCGCCGGCCCGGCGGGGACCGGCGGCGGACGGGGCACCGCGGACGTGCTCGCCGTCGACCGGGCAGCGGCCCGCCGGCTCACCCTGGCCGACATCCTCGCCGAGCTGCCGACAGTGAGCGGTCAGGTGCCGCAGAAGGTGCGGTAG
- a CDS encoding siderophore-interacting protein, protein MSEPRRNGDGRPPRKRTPRVGEVVRTSWITPHMVRVVLGGEGLATFPTGEFTDRYVKLLFPPAGASYGVPYDVEQVRAELPPDQWPVTRTYTVRAWDPVAGELTIDFVHHGDEGLAGPWAAAARPGDRIQFMGPGGAYAPRPDADWHLLAGDEAALPAIAATLEQLPAGARVLAFVEVAGPEEEQHDVVAGPGVELRWLHRGDAAPGEALVEAVRGVPLPAGNGHVFVHGEAHAVRELRRHLRAERGLDPEWTSVSGYWRRGDTEDRWQSGKREWNAAIEAEESAAAR, encoded by the coding sequence ATGAGCGAGCCACGACGGAACGGCGACGGGCGACCGCCGCGCAAGCGGACGCCGCGGGTGGGTGAGGTCGTCCGCACCTCGTGGATCACCCCGCACATGGTCCGCGTCGTGCTCGGGGGCGAGGGCCTGGCGACCTTCCCCACCGGAGAGTTCACCGACCGCTACGTCAAGCTGCTCTTCCCGCCGGCCGGCGCGTCGTACGGCGTGCCCTACGACGTCGAGCAGGTGCGGGCCGAGCTGCCGCCGGACCAGTGGCCGGTCACCCGCACCTACACCGTGCGCGCCTGGGACCCGGTGGCCGGCGAGCTGACCATCGACTTCGTGCACCACGGCGACGAGGGGCTGGCCGGTCCCTGGGCGGCCGCCGCCCGTCCGGGCGACCGCATCCAGTTCATGGGCCCGGGCGGTGCGTACGCACCCCGGCCGGACGCCGACTGGCACCTGCTGGCCGGCGACGAGGCGGCGCTCCCGGCGATCGCGGCCACGCTCGAGCAGCTCCCGGCCGGCGCGCGCGTCCTGGCGTTCGTCGAGGTGGCCGGACCCGAGGAGGAGCAGCACGACGTCGTCGCCGGCCCGGGCGTCGAGCTGCGCTGGCTGCACCGGGGCGACGCCGCGCCCGGCGAGGCCCTGGTCGAGGCCGTGCGGGGCGTACCCCTCCCGGCCGGCAACGGGCACGTCTTCGTCCACGGCGAGGCGCACGCCGTCCGCGAGCTGCGCCGGCACCTGCGGGCCGAGCGCGGGCTCGACCCGGAGTGGACGTCGGTCTCCGGCTACTGGCGGCGCGGGGACACCGAGGACCGCTGGCAGTCGGGCAAGCGCGAGTGGAACGCCGCCATCGAGGCCGAGGAGTCCGCCGCCGCACGGTGA